The Fulvivirga ligni genome window below encodes:
- a CDS encoding copper homeostasis protein CutC — protein MSKLIIEVVTDSVASCVNAEAGGADRVELCDNLFEGGTTPSAGMIKLVREKVSIGLMVMIRPRGGDFLYSDEEFEVMKEDIRVAKSLGVDGVVFGLLTPKGKIDKVKTKELIDIARPLSVTFHRAFDMVADPFQALEDLIDLGVDRILTAGQERTAPEGIDLLKDLMEKAGDRIIILAGGGIRPYNIEKIVSKTGVKECHVSGKQLVESKMEFRNERVALGGSLQQPEYGISMVQSDTIASFRK, from the coding sequence ATGTCAAAATTAATTATTGAAGTTGTTACAGATTCCGTAGCCTCATGTGTAAATGCAGAGGCAGGTGGAGCGGATAGAGTGGAGTTATGCGATAACCTATTTGAAGGTGGAACTACTCCCAGTGCAGGCATGATAAAACTTGTGCGCGAAAAGGTAAGCATTGGTCTTATGGTAATGATCAGGCCACGTGGTGGAGACTTCTTATATTCTGATGAGGAATTTGAGGTGATGAAAGAAGATATTCGAGTAGCCAAGTCATTAGGTGTTGACGGTGTAGTGTTTGGATTATTGACTCCCAAAGGGAAAATTGATAAGGTAAAAACAAAAGAATTAATTGATATAGCTCGCCCCCTTTCAGTGACCTTTCACAGGGCGTTTGATATGGTGGCAGATCCATTTCAAGCTTTAGAAGATTTAATAGATCTTGGGGTAGATAGAATCTTAACTGCTGGCCAGGAACGTACAGCTCCTGAAGGTATTGATCTTTTAAAAGATCTTATGGAAAAAGCAGGAGACAGGATTATCATTTTAGCAGGAGGAGGCATTAGGCCTTATAATATTGAGAAGATAGTGAGTAAGACTGGGGTCAAAGAATGTCACGTTTCGGGCAAGCAGCTCGTGGAGAGCAAGATGGAGTTCAGAAATGAAAGGGTGGCCCTTGGAGGTTCATTACAACAACCTGAATACGGCATTTCTATGGTGCAAAGTGATACCATAGCATCTTTCAGAAAATAG